One window of the Camelus ferus isolate YT-003-E chromosome 12, BCGSAC_Cfer_1.0, whole genome shotgun sequence genome contains the following:
- the RASD2 gene encoding GTP-binding protein Rhes → MMKTLSSGNCTISVPAKNSYRMVVLGASRVGKSSIVSRFLNGRFEDQYTPTIEDFHRKVYNIRGDMYQLDILDTSGNHPFPAMRRLSILTGDVFILVFSLDNRESFDEVKRLQKQILEVKSCLKNKTKEAAELPMVICGNKNDHGELCRQVPTTEAELLVSGDENCAYFEVSAKKNTNVDEMFYVLFSMAKLPHEMSPALHRKISVQYGDAFHPRPFCMRRVKDMDAYGMVSPFARRPSVNSDLKYIKAKVLREGQARERDKCTVQ, encoded by the exons ATGATGAAGACCTTGTCCAGTGGGAACTGCACGATCAGCGTGCCCGCCAAGAACTCGTACCGCATGGTGGTGCTGGGCGCCTCGCGGGTGGGCAAGAGCTCCATCGTGTCTCGCTTCCTCAACGGCCGCTTTGAGGACCAGTACACACCCACCATCGAGGACTTCCACCGGAAAGTCTACAACATCCGCGGCGACATGTACCAGCTGGACATCCTGGACACGTCTGGCAACCACCCCTTCCCCGCCATGCGCAGGCTGTCCATCCTCACAG GGGATGTCTTCATCCTGGTGTTCAGCCTGGATAACCGGGAGTCCTTCGACGAGGTCAAGCGCCTCCAGAAGCAGATCCTGGAGGTCAAGTCCTGCCTGAAGAACAAGACCAAGGAGGCGGCGGAGCTGCCCATGGTCATCTGCGGCAACAAGAATGACCATGGCGAGCTGTGCCGCCAGGTGCCCACCACCGAGGCCGAGCTGCTGGTGTCCGGCGATGAGAACTGCGCCTACTTCGAGGTGTCGGCCAAGAAGAACACCAACGTGGACGAGATGTTCTACGTGCTCTTCAGCATGGCCAAGCTGCCGCACGAGATGAGCCCCGCCCTGCACCGCAAGATCTCTGTGCAGTACGGGGATGCCTTCCACCCCAGGCCCTTCTGCATGCGCCGCGTCAAGGACATGGACGCCTATGGCATGGTCTCGCCCTTCGCCCGCCGCCCCAGTGTCAACAGTGACCTCAAATACATCAAGGCCAAGGTCCTCCGGGAGGGCCAGGCCCGCGAGCGGGACAAATGCACCGTCCAGTGA